Proteins found in one Populus alba chromosome 14, ASM523922v2, whole genome shotgun sequence genomic segment:
- the LOC118034103 gene encoding transcription termination factor MTEF18, mitochondrial has protein sequence MPIPISIYTTFCRHFSSSLPKRPIFTSVPWKYKNQAIKLAQQALTDYLHSTRSLPYTYADQISKNSLVSLSNLVSNIHFTSPTFATSLQKYLRYHPINELEFFYESIGIDYDEVSGFLSNDKFFISEEGSAINVSCVLCDFGFPWNKLGMLYKEEKRVFSMSEEDVKSRLCGLKGFRFSTTSVIGISLAFPFVLRGELSGEIGALFDDLKRVFVDFDLESCVEGNVDAWYEVCRKIRVFYDLGCEKGKVGELMGKSKRIFVDYPVEVLVQKAEFFCKFGFRKEDVGLLLLKKPGILDFQLEGQVISVKGLLKHFGLSAEELKSVAQNYGHVFGRNKMANLPHVMRAMELHEWFFNKIKDGNHQLLASYVMSDPDEDLDEKYRDGLERIQRTRTPMHTMNKLEFLHAIGFGENALTIKVLTDLHGTSSELQERVDCLLRYGIVFSKLCSMIRRMPKILSQKPEILQQKLNYLCEDMKSSLQYLDIFPSFLCFNLENRIKPRHRFHMWLTERGFCKQEYSISSIVATSDKSFVARLHVIHPDAPKLWVDFSHSKAH, from the coding sequence ATGCCTATACCAATTTCAATCTATACAACATTTTGCCGCCATTTTAGCAGCTCTCTACCAAAACGTCCAATATTTACGAGTGTGCCATGGAAGTACAAGAATCAAGCAATCAAACTAGCCCAGCAAGCTTTAACAGATTATCTACACTCAACAAGGTCACTACCATACACTTATGCAGATCAAATAAGCAAGAattctcttgtttctctctcaAATCTCGTCTCCAACATTCATTTCACTTCACCAACATTCGCTACTTCACTTCAGAAATATCTCAGGTACCATCCCATTAatgaattagagtttttttatgaaagtattGGAATTGATTATGATGAGGTTAGCGGGTTTTTGTCTAatgacaagttttttatttctgaAGAGGGGAGTGCTATAAATGTTTCTTGTGTGCTTTGTGATTTTGGGTTTCCCTGGAATAAGTTGGGGATGTTGTATAAAGAGGAGAAACGTGTTTTCAGTATGAGCGAAGAGGACGTGAAGTCCAGGCTTTGTGGGCTTAAGGGTTTTAGGTTTAGCACTACGTCTGTGATTGGTATTTCCTTGGCGTTTCCTTTTGTGTTGAGAGGTGAATTGAGTGGCGAGATTGGTGCTTTGTTTGATGATCTGAAAAGGGTTTTTGTGGATTTTGATTTGGAGAGTTGTGTTGAAGGAAATGTGGATGCTTGGTATGAGGTTTGTAGGAAAATTCGGGTGTTTTATGATTTGGGTTGTGAGAAAGGGAAAGTAGGGGAGTTGATGGGGAAGAGTAAAAGAATTTTTGTTGATTACCCAGTAGAGGTTTTGGTTCAAAAGGCTgagtttttttgtaaatttggttTTAGAAAGGAGGATGTTGGTTTGTTATTACTAAAGAAGCCAGGAATTTTGGATTTTCAGTTGGAAGGGCAGGTGATTTCAGTTAAGGGGTTGTTGAAGCATTTTGGGTTGAGTGCTGAAGAATTGAAATCTGTTGCTCAAAATTATGGCCATGTATTTGGCAGAAATAAAATGGCTAATTTGCCTCATGTGATGAGAGCTATGGAGTTACATGAAtggtttttcaataaaattaaggaTGGAAATCATCAATTGCTTGCTAGTTATGTCATGAGTGATCCTGATGAAGATTTGGATGAAAAATATAGAGATGGCTTGGAAAGGATCCAACGTACAAGAACGCCCATGCATACAATGAATAAGTTGGAGTTCTTGCATGCAATCGGGTTTGGAGAGAATGCTTTGACTATTAAGGTATTAACTGACTTGCATGGTACTAGTAGTGAATTACAAGAACGAGTTGATTGCCTTCTTCGTTATGGGATTGTATTCTCGAAGCTTTGCTCAATGATTAGAAGGATGCCAAAGATCCTTAGCCAAAAACCTGAGATACTGCAGCAGAAATTAAACTACCTTTGCGAGGACATGAAATCCTCCTTGCAGTACCTTGAtattttcccttcatttttgtgttttaaccTGGAGAATCGGATTAAACCTAGACATAGATTTCATATGTGGCTCACAGAAAGGGGTTTCTGTAAGCAGGAGTACTCCATTTCAAGCATTGTTGCAACCAGTGACAAGAGTTTTGTAGCTCGCTTACATGTAATTCACCCAGATGCTCCAAAACTTTGGGttgatttttctcattcaaaAGCCCACTGA